One window from the genome of Malus domestica chromosome 01, GDT2T_hap1 encodes:
- the LOC103417664 gene encoding NAC domain-containing protein 91-like codes for MSGSVAPEEGDAMRVNVSRLPGFGFSPTDELLVSYYLKNKIEGTDSHFRHVIPEIDVCKYEPCDIPAFFPEVHGKEWFFFSRLDYKYNGTRCNRTTGQGFYKITGMDRKIRAEESKAVIGKKRILTFYEGRLPKSKKTNWVLHEYNLTETKVSSKPTKQMNFVLWRLKNMSASYKKPKGDPIHGELADTGATSEDYQAAVSDVIAEPVEQLG; via the exons atgagcggCAGCGTCGCACCTGAAGAAGGAGATGCAATGCGTGTGAATGTGAGCCGACTACCTGGGTTCGGATTCTCCCCCACTGATGAGTTACTGGTCAGCTACTACCTGAAGAACAAGATAGAGGGGACGGACTCCCATTTCCGCCACGTCATCCCTGAAATCGATGTCTGCAAGTACGAGCCCTGCGATATTCCTG CATTCTTCCCAGAAGTTCATGGGAAGGAGTGGTTCTTCTTTAGCCGGCTCGATTACAAGTACAACGGCACTCGCTGCAACCGGACCACGGGTCAAGGCTTTTACAAGATCACAGGAATGGATCGTAAGATCAGGGCTGAAGAATCCAAAGCTGTGATTGGGAAGAAGAGGATTCTGACATTCTACGAAGGTCGTCTGCCGAAATCAAAGAAGACCAATTGGGTACTCCATGAGTATAATCTCACAGAAACTAAGGTGAGTTCTAAACCCACCAAGCAGATGAACTTTGTCCTCTGGCGCCTGAAGAACATGTCAGCTAGTTATAAGAAGCCGAAGGGTGATCCAATCCACGGCGAATTAGCTGATACAGGTGCTACCTCGGAAGATTATCAAGCTGCTGTAAGTGACGTGATTGCAGAGCCAGTGGAACAGCTGGGATAA